A DNA window from Nodularia sp. NIES-3585 contains the following coding sequences:
- a CDS encoding type I restriction endonuclease subunit R, producing the protein MPPFNEDNLVQRTTADYLQKHLGWESVYAYNQEDLGENSLLGRTDQKQIILTRYLNTKLRELNPHHPDSAYKDAIRAITEYNTSQTLLTINREKYNLLRDGVKVTYRNEKGETRTPTLKIFDFDTPTNNHFLAVRELCIKGGFGRGKRADIVGFVNGIPLIFMELKNVNKNLRAAYEENYKDYLDTIPQLFHHNALVVFGNGIDAKLGSLNTPFEYFHEWKRLAESDPGVVDMETLLKGVFNKNNLLDIFENFILFDDSSLKTAKIIARNHQYLGVNQAIEAVKDRHNRQGKLGVFWHTQGSGKSYSMVFFAQKVRRKVGGNFSFLICTDREDLDNQIYDTFAGCGLANNDTDPCRPINGQGLVQLLDQHKAYVFTLIQKFNQRVDPENPYNRRDDIIVISDEAHRSQYGELSLNLHKALPNASFIGFTGTPLFNDDEITRRYFGDYVSTYDFQRAVEDNATVPLYYDARGDKLGVATNDLNKGIAAKLEELEIEDKDIEQRLERALKKEYHIITAEKRLNAIAEDFVQHYANGWEMGKAMFVCIDKITCGRMYAKITHFWQLEIKKLKKQFKTITDQQEAIYRERQIRWMEETVAAVVVSHEQGEVEKFRQWDLDINFHRDRINHGFEPADGKRIGLETAFKDGNHPFRIAIVCAMWLTGFDVPPLSVLYLDKPLKAHTLMQAIARANRVFEGKNNGLIVDYCGILKNLREALATFAGTADEARGEDDPTVDPTQPQENLLDELQKAIATVKQFLTNQGASLDAIINQTDFALNAAIRDAKEAVNENDETRKRFEILCREVFKKFKASTNVPDINQYRREHDAIKIVYKSLENDAEITDISQILRQLHAVVDEAIEVTNTNTGDGELYDISKIDFERLKAEFQKNPAPRTTVQTLKQAVEQRLRQMLNRNSSRTDYQQHYEKIVDRYNQEKDRLLIQQTFEELLKFIQDLDEEAQRATREGLDEETLALFDLLKKPDLQATDIKRLKQMSVELLEILKEEKLRIDHWYDKESTRDGVKTAIYDFLYSDSTGLPVDSYTEDEVTDKTNVVFLHVLQVYKTVPSGYYSAAA; encoded by the coding sequence ATGCCACCCTTCAACGAAGATAACCTTGTCCAACGCACCACCGCCGACTATCTACAAAAACACCTGGGCTGGGAATCTGTCTACGCCTATAATCAAGAAGACCTTGGCGAAAACAGCCTTTTAGGACGCACAGACCAAAAACAAATTATCCTCACCCGCTACCTCAACACCAAACTGCGGGAACTTAACCCCCATCACCCCGATTCAGCCTACAAAGACGCAATCCGAGCCATTACCGAATATAACACCAGTCAAACCCTCCTCACCATTAACCGCGAAAAATACAACCTGCTGCGAGACGGTGTAAAAGTTACCTACCGCAACGAAAAAGGCGAAACCCGCACCCCCACTTTAAAGATTTTTGACTTTGATACCCCCACAAACAACCACTTTTTAGCAGTCCGGGAACTGTGCATAAAAGGAGGATTTGGTCGTGGTAAACGAGCCGATATTGTGGGCTTCGTCAACGGTATCCCCCTCATCTTTATGGAACTAAAAAATGTTAATAAAAATCTTCGTGCTGCTTATGAAGAAAATTATAAAGATTATTTAGATACCATTCCCCAACTCTTCCACCACAACGCCCTTGTTGTTTTCGGTAATGGAATTGATGCTAAATTAGGCAGTCTTAACACTCCCTTTGAATACTTCCATGAATGGAAACGTCTGGCAGAAAGTGACCCCGGCGTAGTTGATATGGAAACTCTGCTTAAAGGAGTATTTAATAAAAATAACTTACTCGATATCTTTGAAAACTTTATTCTCTTTGACGACTCGTCCCTGAAAACTGCCAAAATTATCGCCCGTAACCATCAATATCTGGGAGTTAATCAAGCCATAGAAGCCGTAAAAGACCGTCACAACCGCCAAGGGAAATTAGGAGTATTTTGGCATACCCAAGGCTCAGGTAAAAGTTACTCAATGGTCTTTTTCGCTCAAAAAGTCCGGCGCAAAGTGGGGGGAAACTTTAGCTTTTTAATCTGTACCGACCGAGAAGACCTCGACAACCAAATTTATGATACCTTTGCAGGTTGTGGACTAGCCAATAACGACACAGACCCCTGTAGACCCATTAATGGTCAAGGACTAGTACAACTTCTAGATCAACATAAAGCTTATGTGTTCACTCTGATTCAAAAATTCAATCAACGTGTTGACCCAGAAAATCCCTATAACCGACGGGACGACATCATTGTTATTAGTGATGAAGCCCACCGCAGCCAATATGGAGAGCTATCGCTCAACCTGCATAAGGCCTTACCAAATGCCAGCTTTATCGGCTTTACAGGTACGCCCCTATTCAATGATGATGAAATCACCCGCCGTTATTTTGGCGATTATGTCTCTACCTACGACTTCCAGAGAGCCGTAGAAGATAATGCTACCGTCCCCCTTTATTATGATGCCAGGGGCGATAAATTGGGAGTTGCCACCAATGACCTGAATAAAGGCATCGCTGCCAAACTTGAAGAATTAGAAATTGAAGATAAAGACATTGAACAGCGTTTAGAACGGGCATTGAAAAAAGAGTATCACATTATTACTGCTGAAAAACGCCTCAATGCGATCGCTGAAGATTTTGTCCAACACTACGCTAACGGTTGGGAAATGGGTAAAGCCATGTTTGTCTGCATTGACAAAATCACCTGCGGACGGATGTATGCAAAAATCACCCATTTCTGGCAACTGGAAATCAAAAAACTCAAAAAACAATTCAAAACCATCACCGACCAGCAAGAAGCCATCTATCGAGAACGTCAGATACGCTGGATGGAAGAAACCGTTGCAGCTGTTGTGGTCAGTCATGAACAGGGAGAAGTGGAAAAATTCCGCCAGTGGGATTTAGATATTAACTTTCACCGTGACCGGATTAATCACGGTTTTGAACCAGCAGACGGTAAACGCATCGGTCTAGAAACAGCTTTTAAAGATGGCAATCATCCCTTCCGCATCGCCATTGTTTGTGCCATGTGGTTAACCGGATTTGATGTCCCGCCCCTGTCTGTCCTCTACCTTGATAAACCCCTCAAAGCCCATACTCTCATGCAGGCGATCGCCCGTGCTAACCGAGTCTTTGAAGGTAAAAATAACGGCTTGATTGTTGATTATTGCGGCATTCTCAAAAACCTCAGAGAAGCCCTGGCTACCTTTGCCGGAACTGCCGATGAAGCCAGGGGAGAAGATGACCCTACCGTTGACCCCACCCAACCCCAAGAAAATCTTCTCGATGAATTACAAAAGGCGATCGCTACTGTCAAACAATTTCTAACAAATCAGGGTGCTTCTTTAGATGCCATCATAAATCAAACCGACTTTGCCCTTAACGCTGCTATCCGAGATGCTAAAGAAGCTGTCAACGAAAATGATGAAACCCGTAAACGGTTTGAAATTCTCTGTCGAGAAGTCTTCAAAAAATTTAAAGCCAGCACCAACGTCCCAGACATAAACCAATACCGCCGAGAACATGATGCTATCAAAATAGTTTACAAAAGTCTGGAAAACGACGCAGAAATTACAGACATTAGCCAGATTCTCCGTCAACTTCACGCTGTGGTAGATGAAGCTATCGAAGTCACCAATACCAACACCGGAGACGGTGAACTCTACGATATCAGCAAGATTGATTTTGAACGCCTCAAAGCCGAATTTCAGAAAAACCCAGCCCCTCGCACTACTGTTCAAACCCTCAAACAAGCCGTAGAACAACGACTTCGGCAAATGCTCAACCGCAACTCATCCCGCACCGACTACCAGCAACACTACGAAAAAATCGTAGACCGTTACAACCAAGAAAAAGACCGACTTTTGATTCAACAAACTTTTGAAGAACTGCTCAAATTCATCCAAGACCTGGACGAAGAAGCCCAACGCGCTACTCGTGAAGGCTTAGACGAAGAAACCCTTGCTCTTTTCGACCTGCTGAAAAAACCGGATCTGCAAGCCACTGATATCAAACGTCTCAAGCAGATGTCCGTTGAACTCCTGGAAATCCTCAAGGAAGAAAAACTGA